A genome region from Populus alba chromosome 5, ASM523922v2, whole genome shotgun sequence includes the following:
- the LOC118061910 gene encoding uncharacterized protein isoform X4, translating into MEEQEATGFEIEVRKVVGDEDVLRFMDSTDSYLTLLDSLSSTLRQGWLDLAIARQSMGASRINGALLDHKVHSAATSVQVDQEDVDSMEAQPRFILRKWASVADGKQCYEEQKLGEDKLPGKSGSLQLRHRGDSQLSEEKTSESGAQLDVDDQVQKERAKLLSMFGTLISPKLRAAQLSFETALETLVEIANMRSAMLSSYDRVRKELDHQKDDMVSVPSGRL; encoded by the exons ATGGAAGAACAAGAAGCAACGGGCTTTGAAATCGAAGTACGAAAAGTCGTAGGAGATGAAGATGTTCTACGATTCATGGATTCGACGGATAGCTATTTGACTCTGCTAGATTCCTTATCTTCTACCCTTCGCCAG GGATGGCTGGATTTAGCGATTGCTCGGCAGTCGATGGGGGCTTCACGAATAAATGGGGCTTTATTGGACCATAAAGTACACTCCGCTGCCACTTCAGTTCAAGTAGATCAAGAAGATG TTGATTCTATGGAGGCTCAACCGCGCTTTATCTTGCGTAAATGGGCATCTGTAGCTGATGGAAAACAGTGTTACGAGGAGCAGAAATTGGGAGAGGATAAGTTACCAGGGAAATCTGGCAGTTTACAGCTCCGACATCGCGGTGATTCCCAGCTTTCTG AAGAAAAAACCTCCGAGAGTGGAGCTCAACTTGACGTTGATGACCAA gtTCAAAAGGAGCGAGCCAAATTACTGTCTATGTTTGGGACTCTGATTTCCCCAAAGCTTCGAGCTGCTCAGTTGTCATTTGAGACAG CGCTGGAGACACTTGTAGAAATAGCAAACATGCGATCAGCAATGCTATCCTCTTATGATAGAGTCCGCAAAGAACTAGATCACCAAAAGGATGACATGGTGTCTGTTCCTTCAG GTCGTCTATGA
- the LOC118061910 gene encoding uncharacterized protein isoform X3 — MEEQEATGFEIEVRKVVGDEDVLRFMDSTDSYLTLLDSLSSTLRQGWLDLAIARQSMGASRINGALLDHKVHSAATSVQVDQEDVDSMEAQPRFILRKWASVADGKQCYEEQKLGEDKLPGKSGSLQLRHRGDSQLSEEKTSESGAQLDVDDQVQKERAKLLSMFGTLISPKLRAAQLSFETALETLVEIANMRSAMLSSYDRVRKELDHQKDDMVSVPSACVSVGRL; from the exons ATGGAAGAACAAGAAGCAACGGGCTTTGAAATCGAAGTACGAAAAGTCGTAGGAGATGAAGATGTTCTACGATTCATGGATTCGACGGATAGCTATTTGACTCTGCTAGATTCCTTATCTTCTACCCTTCGCCAG GGATGGCTGGATTTAGCGATTGCTCGGCAGTCGATGGGGGCTTCACGAATAAATGGGGCTTTATTGGACCATAAAGTACACTCCGCTGCCACTTCAGTTCAAGTAGATCAAGAAGATG TTGATTCTATGGAGGCTCAACCGCGCTTTATCTTGCGTAAATGGGCATCTGTAGCTGATGGAAAACAGTGTTACGAGGAGCAGAAATTGGGAGAGGATAAGTTACCAGGGAAATCTGGCAGTTTACAGCTCCGACATCGCGGTGATTCCCAGCTTTCTG AAGAAAAAACCTCCGAGAGTGGAGCTCAACTTGACGTTGATGACCAA gtTCAAAAGGAGCGAGCCAAATTACTGTCTATGTTTGGGACTCTGATTTCCCCAAAGCTTCGAGCTGCTCAGTTGTCATTTGAGACAG CGCTGGAGACACTTGTAGAAATAGCAAACATGCGATCAGCAATGCTATCCTCTTATGATAGAGTCCGCAAAGAACTAGATCACCAAAAGGATGACATGGTGTCTGTTCCTTCAG CTTGTGTTTCTGTAGGTCGTCTATGA
- the LOC118061910 gene encoding uncharacterized protein isoform X1, which yields MEEQEATGFEIEVRKVVGDEDVLRFMDSTDSYLTLLDSLSSTLRQGWLDLAIARQSMGASRINGALLDHKVHSAATSVQVDQEDVDSMEAQPRFILRKWASVADGKQCYEEQKLGEDKLPGKSGSLQLRHRGDSQLSEEKTSESGAQLDVDDQVQKERAKLLSMFGTLISPKLRAAQLSFETALETLVEIANMRSAMLSSYDRVRKELDHQKDDMVSVPSGLENHFALAY from the exons ATGGAAGAACAAGAAGCAACGGGCTTTGAAATCGAAGTACGAAAAGTCGTAGGAGATGAAGATGTTCTACGATTCATGGATTCGACGGATAGCTATTTGACTCTGCTAGATTCCTTATCTTCTACCCTTCGCCAG GGATGGCTGGATTTAGCGATTGCTCGGCAGTCGATGGGGGCTTCACGAATAAATGGGGCTTTATTGGACCATAAAGTACACTCCGCTGCCACTTCAGTTCAAGTAGATCAAGAAGATG TTGATTCTATGGAGGCTCAACCGCGCTTTATCTTGCGTAAATGGGCATCTGTAGCTGATGGAAAACAGTGTTACGAGGAGCAGAAATTGGGAGAGGATAAGTTACCAGGGAAATCTGGCAGTTTACAGCTCCGACATCGCGGTGATTCCCAGCTTTCTG AAGAAAAAACCTCCGAGAGTGGAGCTCAACTTGACGTTGATGACCAA gtTCAAAAGGAGCGAGCCAAATTACTGTCTATGTTTGGGACTCTGATTTCCCCAAAGCTTCGAGCTGCTCAGTTGTCATTTGAGACAG CGCTGGAGACACTTGTAGAAATAGCAAACATGCGATCAGCAATGCTATCCTCTTATGATAGAGTCCGCAAAGAACTAGATCACCAAAAGGATGACATGGTGTCTGTTCCTTCAG GTTTGGAAAACCATTTTGCCTTAGCTTACTAG
- the LOC118061910 gene encoding uncharacterized protein isoform X2 produces the protein MEEQEATGFEIEVRKVVGDEDVLRFMDSTDSYLTLLDSLSSTLRQGWLDLAIARQSMGASRINGALLDHKVHSAATSVQVDQEVDSMEAQPRFILRKWASVADGKQCYEEQKLGEDKLPGKSGSLQLRHRGDSQLSEEKTSESGAQLDVDDQVQKERAKLLSMFGTLISPKLRAAQLSFETALETLVEIANMRSAMLSSYDRVRKELDHQKDDMVSVPSGLENHFALAY, from the exons ATGGAAGAACAAGAAGCAACGGGCTTTGAAATCGAAGTACGAAAAGTCGTAGGAGATGAAGATGTTCTACGATTCATGGATTCGACGGATAGCTATTTGACTCTGCTAGATTCCTTATCTTCTACCCTTCGCCAG GGATGGCTGGATTTAGCGATTGCTCGGCAGTCGATGGGGGCTTCACGAATAAATGGGGCTTTATTGGACCATAAAGTACACTCCGCTGCCACTTCAGTTCAAGTAGATCAAGAAG TTGATTCTATGGAGGCTCAACCGCGCTTTATCTTGCGTAAATGGGCATCTGTAGCTGATGGAAAACAGTGTTACGAGGAGCAGAAATTGGGAGAGGATAAGTTACCAGGGAAATCTGGCAGTTTACAGCTCCGACATCGCGGTGATTCCCAGCTTTCTG AAGAAAAAACCTCCGAGAGTGGAGCTCAACTTGACGTTGATGACCAA gtTCAAAAGGAGCGAGCCAAATTACTGTCTATGTTTGGGACTCTGATTTCCCCAAAGCTTCGAGCTGCTCAGTTGTCATTTGAGACAG CGCTGGAGACACTTGTAGAAATAGCAAACATGCGATCAGCAATGCTATCCTCTTATGATAGAGTCCGCAAAGAACTAGATCACCAAAAGGATGACATGGTGTCTGTTCCTTCAG GTTTGGAAAACCATTTTGCCTTAGCTTACTAG
- the LOC118061911 gene encoding uncharacterized protein At5g43822 isoform X1, with protein sequence MEGLVKKYQQRFRKVRGLMEEWEQLQSRLISQFSNASAIIERLKVIGDCNNYGNLKSVDGIVDAVVRKQLESLQTILLSMNKTLEEFRGVVLTIEKMYRDGRQLVKGGGGSNQLNAKQLRQRIGIKPCLADCLDGLMILHEMHQAEYLLKSSVVSALSALTLKPSSSDLGALQQLLIDEPNIPKEEVQVVFEIIFAEEIC encoded by the exons ATGGAGGGATTGGTGAAGAAATATCAGCAAAGATTTAGAAAAGTGAGAGGATTAATGGAGGAATGGGAACAGCTTCAATCTCGATTAATCTCTCAATTTAGTAACGCTTCTGCTATTATAGAGAGGTTAAAG GTGATTGGAGATTGTAATAATTATGGTAATTTGAAGAGTGTGGATGGAATTGTAGATGCAGTGGTGAGAAAGCAGCTGGAGTCTTTGCAGACCATTTTGCTTTCCATGAATAAgacttt GGAAGAGTTTCGCGGTGTGGTTTTGACAATTGAGAAGATGTATAGGGATGGTAGACAGTTAGTTAAAGGGGGTGGAGGTTCTAATCAGTTGAATGCGAAACAATTGCGGCAACGAATTGGGATTAAACCATGTCTTGCTGACTGTTTAGATGGGCTTATGATTCTTCATGAAATGCATCAGGCTGA ATACCTGCTTAAATCATCAGTTGTTTCAGCACTTTCAGCGCTCACCTTGAAACCCAG TTCCAGTGATCTTGGTGCACTGCAACAACTCTTGATTGATGAGCCTAATATCCCCAAAGAGGAAG TACAAGTCgtctttgaaattatttttgcgGAAGAGATCTGTTAA
- the LOC118061911 gene encoding uncharacterized protein At5g43822 isoform X2 yields the protein MEGLVKKYQQRFRKVRGLMEEWEQLQSRLISQFSNASAIIERLKVIGDCNNYGNLKSVDGIVDAVVRKQLESLQTILLSMNKTLEEFRGVVLTIEKMYRDGRQLVKGGGGSNQLNAKQLRQRIGIKPCLADCLDGLMILHEMHQADSSDLGALQQLLIDEPNIPKEEVQVVFEIIFAEEIC from the exons ATGGAGGGATTGGTGAAGAAATATCAGCAAAGATTTAGAAAAGTGAGAGGATTAATGGAGGAATGGGAACAGCTTCAATCTCGATTAATCTCTCAATTTAGTAACGCTTCTGCTATTATAGAGAGGTTAAAG GTGATTGGAGATTGTAATAATTATGGTAATTTGAAGAGTGTGGATGGAATTGTAGATGCAGTGGTGAGAAAGCAGCTGGAGTCTTTGCAGACCATTTTGCTTTCCATGAATAAgacttt GGAAGAGTTTCGCGGTGTGGTTTTGACAATTGAGAAGATGTATAGGGATGGTAGACAGTTAGTTAAAGGGGGTGGAGGTTCTAATCAGTTGAATGCGAAACAATTGCGGCAACGAATTGGGATTAAACCATGTCTTGCTGACTGTTTAGATGGGCTTATGATTCTTCATGAAATGCATCAGGCTGA TTCCAGTGATCTTGGTGCACTGCAACAACTCTTGATTGATGAGCCTAATATCCCCAAAGAGGAAG TACAAGTCgtctttgaaattatttttgcgGAAGAGATCTGTTAA
- the LOC118061911 gene encoding uncharacterized protein At5g43822 isoform X3, protein MEGLVKKYQQRFRKVRGLMEEWEQLQSRLISQFSNASAIIERLKVIGDCNNYGNLKSVDGIVDAVVRKQLESLQTILLSMNKTLEEFRGVVLTIEKMYRDGRQLVKGGGGSNQLNAKQLRQRIGIKPCLADCLDGLMILHEMHQADSSDFLADTCLNHQLFQHFQRSP, encoded by the exons ATGGAGGGATTGGTGAAGAAATATCAGCAAAGATTTAGAAAAGTGAGAGGATTAATGGAGGAATGGGAACAGCTTCAATCTCGATTAATCTCTCAATTTAGTAACGCTTCTGCTATTATAGAGAGGTTAAAG GTGATTGGAGATTGTAATAATTATGGTAATTTGAAGAGTGTGGATGGAATTGTAGATGCAGTGGTGAGAAAGCAGCTGGAGTCTTTGCAGACCATTTTGCTTTCCATGAATAAgacttt GGAAGAGTTTCGCGGTGTGGTTTTGACAATTGAGAAGATGTATAGGGATGGTAGACAGTTAGTTAAAGGGGGTGGAGGTTCTAATCAGTTGAATGCGAAACAATTGCGGCAACGAATTGGGATTAAACCATGTCTTGCTGACTGTTTAGATGGGCTTATGATTCTTCATGAAATGCATCAGGCTGA CTCATCTGATTTTCTGGCAGATACCTGCTTAAATCATCAGTTGTTTCAGCACTTTCAGCGCTCACCTTGA
- the LOC118061908 gene encoding U-box domain-containing protein 44 yields the protein MAESWDGSYDHGSQSDESYQFERLHVEPIYDAFVCPLTKQVMSDPVTLENGQTFEREAIEKWFKECRESGRKLVCPLTQKELRSTELNPSMALRNTIEEWTARNEAVQLDTARRSLNPGSPESDVLDSLKYIQYMCHKSQSNKHAVRNADLIPMVVEMLKSTSRRVRCKALETLQIVVEDDADNKAILAEGDNVRTIVKFLSHEQSIEREEAVSLLLELSKSEALCEKIGSVNGAILILVGMISSKSENLSTVEKADKTLGNLEKCENNVRQMAENGRLRPLLNQILEGPPETKLAMASYLGELVMNNDVKVLVARTVGSSLINIMRSGNMQSRETALKALNQISFHEASAKVLIEAGILPPLVKDLFTVGTNQLPMRLKEVAATILANVVNSGDDFDLIPVGPDHHSLVSEDMVHNLLHLISNTGPAIECKLLQVLVGLTSSSSTVLNVVAAIKSSGAINSLVQFIEAPQRDLRVASIKLLQKVSPHMGQELADALCGVVGQLGSLFKVVAENTGITEEQATAIGLLAELPERDLGLTRQMLDESSFPLIISRVVKIQQGEIRSARFMTPFFEGLVRVLSRVTFVLADEPDAIKLAREHNLAALFIQLLQSNGLDNVQMVSAMALENLAQESKNLTRLPELPPPNLCASIFPCFSKKPVITGSCRLHGGTCSLKETFCLLEGQAVEKLVALLDHTNEKVVEAALAAISTLLDDGVNIEQGVAVLCEAEGVRPILDVLLEKRTENLRRRAVWAAERLLRTDDIAYEVSGDPNVSTALVDAFQHADYRTRQIAERALKHVDKIPNFSGIYPNTGQTAF from the exons ATGGCTGAAAGCTGGGATGGAAGTTATGATCATGGTAGCCAATCGGATGAAAGTTATCAGTTTGAGAGACTCCATGTAGAGCCTATTTACGATGCATTTGTTTGCCCTTTAACAAAGCAAGTTATGAGTGATCCTGTCACCTTAGAAAATGGTCAAACTTTTGAACGCGAAGCGATAGAGAAGTGGTTCAAGGAATGCAGGGAGAGTGGAAGGAAGTTGGTTTGCCCTTTGACACAAAAAGAATTGAGAAGCACAGAACTAAACCCCAGCATGGCTTTGCGGAACACCATTGAAGAGTGGACTGCTAGGAATGAAGCTGTTCAACTTGATACGGCAAGGAGATCTCTAAACCCGGGCAGTCCAGAGAGTGATGTTTTGGATTCTTTGAAGTATATACAATACATGTGTCATAAGAGCCAGTCGAATAAGCATGCTGTGCGCAATGCTGATTTAATACCTATGGTTGTTGAAATGTTGAAGAGTACCAGTCGTAGAGTCCGGTGCAAAGCTTTGGAAACGCTTCAGATTGTGGTCGAGGATGATGCTGATAATAAG GCAATACTGGCTGAGGGTGACAACGTGCGGACAATTGTTAAGTTTTTGTCTCATGAGCAATCCATAGAAAGGGAGGAAGCTGTCTCATTGTTGCTTGAGCTCTCAAAATCCGAAGCCTTGTGCGAGAAGATTGGTTCAGTCAATGGAGCAATTCTCATATTGGTTGGAATGATAAGCAGCAAATCAGAAAATCTTTCAACTGTTGAGAAAGCTGATAAAACACTGGGAAATCTGGAGAAATGTGAAAACAATGTACGGCAGATGGCTGAAAATGGCAGACTGCGACCTCTTCTgaatcaaattcttgaag GCCCACCAGAAACTAAACTAGCTATGGCTTCATACCTGGGTGAGCTGGTCATGAACAATGACGTGAAAGTCCTTGTTGCAAGAACTGTTGGTTCATCTCTAATCAATATTATGAGAAGTGGTAATATGCAGTCAAGAGAAACTGCCTTAAAAGCTTTGAATCAAATTTCTTTTCACGAGGCAAGTGCCAAGGTTTTGATTGAGGCCGGAATTCTTCCTCCTCTTGTCAAAGACCTCTTCACAGTGGGCACCAATCAGCTTCCCATGCGTCTCAAAGAGGTTGCGGCAACAATTCTCGCCAATGTTGTAAACTCAGGCGATGACTTTGATCTGATTCCTGTTGGACCTGACCATCACTCTCTTGTTTCAGAAGACATGGTGCATAACCTCCTCCATCTAATTAGCAACACTGGTCCAGCTATTGAGTGCAAACTTTTGCAGGTTCTTGTTGGGCTGACTAGTTCTTCATCTACTGTTTTAAATGTTGTTGCTGCCATTAAAAGCTCAGGAGCTATCAACAGTTTGGTTCAGTTTATTGAGGCTCCCCAGAGGGATTTGCGTGTAGCTTCCATAAAACTTCTCCAGAAAGTCTCTCCACATATGGGCCAGGAATTAGCGGATGCTCTCTGTGGCGTGGTGGGCCAGCTAGGAAGCCTTTTCAAAGTTGTAGCAGAAAACACAGGAATCACAGAAGAGCAGGCAACTGCTATTGGCCTTTTAGCTGAGCTCCCGGAGAGGGATCTGGGCCTCACTAGGCAGATGCTAGATGAAAGCTCCTTTCCACTAATCATCTCCAGAGTGGTAAAGATCCAACAGGGTGAGATTAGGAGTGCCCGCTTTATGACACCATTTTTTGAAGGACTAGTACGGGTTCTATCAAGGGTCACATTTGTGTTGGCTGATGAACCAGATGCCATTAAGCTCGCCCGTGAGCACAATCTCGCAGCTCTTTTCATCCAACTGCTTCAGTCCAACGGACTCGACAATGTACAAATGGTCTCTGCCATGGCATTAGAGAACTTGGCTCAAGAGTCCAAAAATTTAACAAGGTTGCCTGAGTTGCCGCCTCCTAATTTATGTGCCTCAATCTTCCCGTGTTTTAGCAAAAAGCCTGTCATAACTGGATCGTGCCGGCTCCACGGAGGAACATGTTCCCTAAAAGAAACATTCTGTCTTCTGGAAGGACAGGCTGTTGAGAAGCTGGTAGCTCTTTTAGATCACACAAATGAGAAAGTGGTTGAGGCAGCACTTGCAGCAATCTCTACGTTGTTGGATGATGGGGTTAACATTGAACAAGGGGTGGCGGTGCTGTGTGAGGCAGAGGGAGTTAGACCTATACTTGATGTTTTGCTGGAGAAACGGACAGAGAATCTGAGAAGGAGGGCAGTTTGGGCTGCTGAGAGACTTTTACGAACTGATGACATAGCATATGAAGTTTCTGGAGATCCAAACGTGAGTACTGCACTTGTTGATGCCTTCCAGCATGCTGACTATCGGACACGGCAGATTGCTGAGCGTGCCCTGAAACATGTCGATAAGATACCCAACTTTTCTGGCATCTATCCAAATACAGGTCAGACCGCTTTCTGA
- the LOC118061909 gene encoding F-box/kelch-repeat protein At5g42360, which produces MFSERLTGEASVRRELEALSVSQRLVRSVSQKLRKKNHRGEGEEEDDSRGVSLKCLTLYGMGGGCKVGADTGEEFVDPSGRRRSSSASEEGKGYRPICGNEETGFDCFSYGMREKFWKKNSRKDLELEDLIQNSRLHMFLPDDVLELCLVRLPLTSLMNARLVCKKWRYLTTTPRFLQLRREGPYLNPWLFLFGAVKDGYCSGDIYALDVYQDQWHRIDSDILKGRFMFSVASFQDDIYVVGGCSSLTHFGRVDRSSFRTHKGVWAFSPLTKSWRKIASMRYARSMPVLGISEVRSDFSVVHSHQQRQERRFPRSRIAGVSDVYEDPHRFSLRRQYRNAFDEYEPSSLPNRKSHKFTRQKSGQSNMKDCKRFVLIAVGGLGSWDEPLDSGEIYDPITNKWTEIQRLPMDFGVVCSGVICNGMFYVYSETDKLMGYDIERGFWMAIQSSPFPPRVQEYYPKLVSCNGQLFMLSVSWCEGDGQIGQRNKAVRKLWELDLMYLNWTEVSVHPDAPMDWNAAFVADKNLIFGVEMFKIFGQVLDFLTVCDVSDTGTNWSHIARNHMTHEFDASSCMTKSLAVLYL; this is translated from the coding sequence ATGTTTTCCGAGAGATTAACGGGAGAGGCATCTGTTCGCCGGGAATTGGAGGCTTTGAGTGTGTCTCAACGGCTAGTTAGAAGTGTTAGCCAGAAGTTGAGGAAGAAGAATCATAGAGGTGAAGGAGAGGAAGAGGATGATTCAAGGGGAGTTTCGCTGAAATGTCTTACTTTGTATGGTATGGGTGGGGGTTGCAAAGTTGGTGCTGACACAGGTGAGGAATTTGTGGATCCGAGCGGTAGGAGGAGGTCATCAAGTGCTAGTGAAGAAGGAAAGGGATATAGACCAATATGTGGTAATGAGGAGACAGGGTTCGATTGTTTCTCATATGGGATGAGGGAGaagttttggaagaaaaacagtAGAAAGGATTTAGAGCTTGaagatttaattcaaaatagCAGGTTGCATATGTTTCTTCCAGATGACGTACTGGAATTATGCTTGGTGAGACTCCCATTGACCAGTCTGATGAATGCCCGCCTTGTATGCAAGAAATGGAGATACTTGACTACCACCCCTCGGTTCCTGCAGTTGAGACGGGAAGGTCCATATCTGAATCCATGGCTGTTTTTGTTTGGCGCTGTTAAAGATGGATATTGTTCCGGGGATATATATGCATTGGATGTGTATCAGGACCAGTGGCATAGGATTGATTCTGACATTCTAAAAGGAAGGTTCATGTTTTCTGTTGCCAGTtttcaagatgatatttatGTTGTTGGTGGTTGTTCTAGCTTGACTCACTTTGGGAGAGTGGATAGGAGCTCATTCAGGACACACAAAGGGGTGTGGGCTTTTAGCCCTTTAACTAAATCTTGGCGTAAAATTGCTTCCATGAGGTATGCAAGATCAATGCCTGTTTTAGGAATTTCTGAGGTACGTTCAGACTTTTCAGTGGTTCACAGTCATCAACAACGACAAGAAAGACGTTTCCCTAGGTCACGTATTGCTGGGGTATCAGATGTTTATGAGGACCCTCACAGGTTTTCACTAAGACGACAATATAGAAATGCTTTTGATGAATATGAGCCTTCATCATTGCCCAATAGAAAGTCACACAAGTTCACCAGACAAAAAAGTGGTCAATCAAATATGAAGGACTGCAAGAGGTTTGTATTGATTGCTGTAGGGGGTCTTGGATCCTGGGACGAGCCACTAGATTCTGGAGAAATTTATGATCCCATAACAAATAAATGGACAGAAATCCAGAGGTTGCCTATGGATTTTGGGGTTGTTTGTTCTGGAGTTATTTGCAATGGGATGTTTTATGTTTACTCTGAGACAGACAAGCTCATGGGATATGACATTGAAAGGGGCTTCTGGATGGCAATCCAATCCTCTCCATTCCCTCCTCGTGTTCAAGAGTATTACCCTAAACTTGTATCTTGTAATGGCCAGCTATTTATGCTTTCAGTCTCCTGGTGTGAAGGGGATGGTCAAATCGGCCAGAGAAACAAGGCTGTTAGAAAATTGTGGGAGCTAGATCTCATGTATCTTAACTGGACTGAAGTTTCAGTACATCCCGATGCTCCAATGGATTGGAATGCTGCATTTGTTGCAGATAAAAACCTCATATTTGGGGTTGAAATGTTCAAAATTTTTGGTCAAGTGTTGGACTTCTTGACTGTATGTGATGTGTCTGACACGGGGACAAACTGGAGCCACATTGCTAGGAATCACATGACTCATGAATTTGACGCTTCCTCGTGCATGACTAAATCATTGGCTGTCTTGTATCTTTGA
- the LOC118061906 gene encoding uncharacterized protein: protein MAESTAWLLTILVVLTFTVVSSIDDKCAACNAVAEEIENGLSNEKPRNHLDLRHRLDSKGQRKGKVIDYRVSELRVVELLDGLCDKMQDYTLQKVDSKRYEWVRVDSWDNLAINKQEAKAYSKDISSYCGRLLEETEDELAERIKKGSVKVGGVSKILCQDLSKHCNMSSDSHQADADDDEPDGEL, encoded by the exons ATGGCAGAGTCGACGGCGTGGCTTCTGACGATACTCGTCGTTTTGACATTCACAGTTGTCTCAAGCATCGATGACAAATGCGCTGCTTGTAATGCCGTTGCG GAAGAGATAGAGAATGGGCTTTCCAAT GAAAAACCGAGGAATCATTTGGATTTGAGACACAGATTGGATTCTAAAGGTCAACGTAAAGGAAAAGTAATTGATTACAG AGTTAGTGAGCTTAGGGTCGTTGAGTTACTAGATGGGCTTTGTGATAAAATGCAAGATTACACTCTTCAGAAG GTGGATTCGAAAAGATATGAATGGGTTAGAGTGGATAGCTGGGACAATCTTGCAATTA aCAAGCAAGAAGCCAAGGCATATTCAAAAGATATATCATCTTATTGTGGAAG GTTATTGGAGGAAACTGAAGATGAG TTGGCAGAACGGATAAAGAAAGGATCTGTAAAAGTAGGAGGTGTGAGCAAGATTTTATGCCAGGATTTGAGCAAGCACTGTAATATGTCCAG TGACTCCCATCAGGCGGACGCTGATGATGATGAACCAGATGGAGAACTCTGA